A portion of the Bacteroides faecium genome contains these proteins:
- a CDS encoding glycosyltransferase family 4 protein — protein sequence MKVLMFGWEFPPKIYGGLAVASYGITKGLSLQGDVETIFCMPKPSGEEEKFLKIVGMNQVPVVWRDINYDYLKSRLQANTSPEEYYSFRDHIYADFSYMHVNDLGCMDFAGGYPGNLHEEINNFSIIAGVVARAQEFDIIHAHDWLTYPAGVHAKMVSGKPLCIHVHATDFDRSRGKVNPTVYSIEKNGMDHADCIMCVSELTRRTVINEYHQDPRKVFAMHNAVYPLSQELLDIPRPDHSKEKVVTFLGRITMQKGPEYFVEAAALVLQRTRNIRFVMAGSGDMLNAMINLVAERGIADRFHFPGFMKGKQVYEVYKNSDVFVMPSVSEPFGIAPLEAMQCGTPSIISKQSGCGEILNEVIKTDYWDIHAMADAIYSLCTNPSLFQYLQEEGKKEVDGITWEKVGLRIRALYEDVLRNYGK from the coding sequence ATGAAAGTTTTAATGTTTGGATGGGAATTCCCCCCAAAAATATATGGTGGTCTTGCAGTTGCTTCTTATGGAATAACTAAGGGATTGAGTTTGCAGGGTGATGTCGAGACAATCTTTTGTATGCCTAAGCCCAGCGGTGAAGAAGAGAAGTTCCTGAAAATAGTCGGTATGAATCAAGTACCTGTCGTATGGCGTGATATTAATTATGACTATCTGAAGTCTCGCTTACAGGCAAATACATCACCGGAAGAATATTATTCTTTCCGTGATCATATCTATGCCGATTTCTCTTATATGCATGTCAATGATTTGGGATGTATGGATTTTGCCGGTGGTTATCCCGGAAACTTACACGAAGAAATCAATAACTTCTCTATTATCGCCGGTGTAGTAGCCCGTGCGCAAGAGTTTGACATTATTCATGCACACGACTGGCTGACTTATCCTGCCGGTGTGCACGCCAAGATGGTAAGCGGTAAACCGCTGTGTATCCATGTGCATGCTACGGATTTCGACCGTTCTCGTGGAAAAGTCAATCCTACTGTTTATTCGATAGAGAAGAATGGTATGGATCATGCCGATTGTATTATGTGTGTGTCCGAATTGACTCGCCGTACTGTTATTAACGAGTATCATCAGGATCCGAGAAAGGTATTTGCCATGCACAATGCCGTTTATCCATTGTCACAGGAACTTTTGGATATTCCGCGTCCCGATCATTCTAAAGAGAAAGTGGTTACTTTCCTCGGACGTATTACCATGCAGAAGGGGCCGGAGTACTTTGTGGAAGCTGCTGCGCTTGTGTTGCAACGCACCCGTAACATCCGTTTTGTGATGGCAGGTTCGGGCGATATGTTGAATGCCATGATTAATCTGGTGGCAGAGCGGGGTATTGCCGATCGTTTCCACTTCCCGGGCTTTATGAAAGGTAAGCAAGTATATGAGGTTTATAAGAATAGTGATGTGTTTGTCATGCCTTCTGTCTCCGAGCCTTTCGGTATCGCTCCGCTGGAAGCTATGCAATGTGGAACGCCTTCCATCATTTCAAAGCAATCGGGTTGTGGTGAAATCCTCAATGAGGTGATTAAGACCGATTACTGGGATATTCATGCGATGGCCGACGCTATCTATTCCCTTTGTACCAATCCATCTCTTTTCCAATATCTTCAGGAAGAAGGAAAGAAGGAGGTTGACGGAATTACTTGGGAAAAAGTCGGTTTGAGAATTCGTGCTCTCTACGAGGATGTGTTAAGAAACTATGGTAAATAA
- a CDS encoding glycoside hydrolase family 57 protein, with protein sequence MRTICLYFEIHQIIHLKRYRFFDIGNDHYYYDDYANEMSMNEVAERSYIPALSTLIEMVKNSGGAFKVALSISGVALEQLEIHAPAVIDLLHQLNDTGCCEFLCEPYSHGLSSLANEDCFREEVIRQRDKMKQMFGKEPKVFRNSSLIYSDEIGGLVASLGFKGMLTEGAKHVLGWKSSHYVYHCNQAPSLKLLLRDFKLSDDIGLRFSNSDWAEYPLFADKYISWIDAFPQEEQVINIFMELSALGMAQPLSSNILEFLKALPECAKVKGITFSTPTEIVTKLKSVSQLDVPYPMSWVDEERDTSSWLGNVMQREAFNKLYSVAERVHLSDDRRIKQDWDYLQASNNFRFMTTKNTGIWLNRGIYDSPYDAFTNYMNILADFIKRVDSLYPSDVDSEELNSLLTTIKNQGDEITGLQKEVEKLQAKVAKEAAAKKSTAKKATAVAAKEPAAKTAAAKPAAKKAAAKKATAEPKKSAAKAKKATAEKEG encoded by the coding sequence ATGAGAACTATCTGTCTTTATTTTGAAATACATCAAATTATCCATTTGAAACGCTATCGTTTCTTCGATATTGGTAATGATCATTATTATTATGATGATTATGCAAACGAAATGAGTATGAATGAAGTTGCCGAGCGTTCATATATACCTGCCCTTAGTACACTGATTGAAATGGTGAAGAACTCGGGCGGTGCTTTCAAAGTTGCGCTTTCTATTTCAGGCGTGGCGTTGGAGCAACTGGAAATTCATGCTCCGGCAGTGATTGACTTATTGCATCAACTGAATGATACCGGCTGTTGTGAATTCCTTTGCGAGCCTTATTCGCATGGTCTGTCTTCGCTTGCTAATGAGGATTGCTTCCGTGAAGAAGTGATTCGTCAGCGTGATAAGATGAAGCAGATGTTTGGCAAGGAACCGAAAGTGTTCCGCAACTCCAGTTTGATTTATTCAGATGAAATCGGCGGTTTGGTAGCTTCTTTGGGCTTCAAGGGAATGTTGACGGAAGGTGCTAAACATGTATTGGGTTGGAAGAGCTCGCACTATGTATATCATTGCAATCAGGCTCCGAGCCTTAAACTTTTGTTGAGAGACTTCAAGTTATCGGATGATATAGGTTTGCGTTTCTCTAACTCGGATTGGGCGGAATATCCTTTGTTTGCTGATAAATATATCAGTTGGATTGATGCATTTCCACAGGAAGAACAGGTTATCAATATCTTTATGGAATTGAGTGCGCTTGGTATGGCTCAACCTTTGTCTTCCAATATTCTCGAATTCCTGAAAGCTCTGCCGGAATGTGCGAAAGTGAAAGGTATTACTTTCTCTACGCCGACCGAAATCGTGACGAAGTTGAAATCTGTTTCTCAGCTTGATGTTCCTTATCCGATGTCATGGGTAGATGAAGAAAGAGATACAAGTAGTTGGCTGGGTAATGTTATGCAGCGTGAAGCTTTCAATAAGTTGTATAGTGTAGCAGAACGTGTTCACTTGAGTGACGACCGTCGTATCAAGCAGGACTGGGATTATTTGCAGGCTAGCAACAACTTCCGTTTCATGACTACGAAGAATACCGGTATTTGGCTGAACCGTGGTATTTATGATTCTCCTTATGATGCTTTCACTAACTATATGAATATTCTTGCTGACTTCATCAAACGGGTGGATTCATTATATCCTTCGGATGTGGATAGCGAAGAACTCAATTCTTTGTTGACTACGATTAAGAATCAGGGTGATGAAATAACCGGATTACAGAAAGAAGTTGAGAAATTGCAAGCAAAGGTTGCGAAGGAAGCTGCTGCGAAAAAGAGTACAGCAAAGAAGGCAACTGCGGTTGCTGCTAAAGAACCTGCTGCAAAAACCGCTGCAGCTAAACCTGCTGCCAAGAAAGCTGCTGCTAAAAAGGCTACTGCTGAACCAAAGAAGTCGGCTGCAAAAGCTAAGAAAGCTACAGCAGAGAAAGAAGGATAA
- a CDS encoding DUF4270 domain-containing protein produces the protein MKAKYALIALLAITFFGCDDNTAGLGLGMFPGSDQNINGQLTTYDVTTESVSAGKIYAMSNIGYVGKFTDDIFGTYEAGFLAELNCVEGTTFPGAYNYEKNTSFDKNNKPTLTMVGPGGNEADKKDIEFVKDGYGNIIGNIHTIELYLWYDSYFGDSLTASRLSVYKLGDAAKELNEGNAYYTNINPEEFYNPKNLLGTKAYTAVDLSVKDSIRNLSSYVPSVHVSFKDDVAKEIGAKIIKKAYESGANFDRKAFKEAFEGIYVKSDYGDGTILYIDQVQMNVVYKCYAIDSISGKILPKQAAVEAGESKDSTYYGYRFFNSTREVIQANSLDNDPDVIEERIKDPDLTYIKSPAGIFTQVTIPVSEIAEKLQGDTLNAVKLGIPIYNETNEKKFGMTKPRSVLLIRKKYKDTFFEKNQLSDGTISSLFDYSNNTLSFTQYTFNNITQMINNCLADREAAKNLLPMTFKVTDPVTNVEKNKTATTIEEWEEYSEWNKFVLIPVLVTKDASSSNSYYGTSANIISIQHDLKPGFVRLKGGTKKGSDGKPDPNNVLKLEVVSTNFGTKSK, from the coding sequence ATGAAAGCAAAATACGCCTTAATCGCTTTACTGGCAATCACTTTTTTCGGTTGTGATGATAACACAGCAGGATTGGGACTGGGAATGTTTCCGGGAAGCGACCAGAATATTAATGGACAACTGACGACATATGATGTTACAACGGAATCCGTCTCTGCAGGTAAAATTTATGCGATGAGTAACATCGGCTATGTAGGAAAGTTTACGGATGATATATTCGGTACTTATGAAGCTGGTTTTTTAGCTGAGTTGAATTGTGTGGAAGGAACGACATTTCCCGGAGCATATAATTATGAAAAGAATACATCTTTCGATAAAAATAACAAACCTACCCTAACGATGGTAGGGCCAGGCGGAAATGAGGCGGACAAAAAGGATATAGAGTTTGTAAAGGATGGCTATGGAAATATCATAGGTAATATCCATACCATTGAACTCTATTTATGGTACGACAGTTATTTCGGAGATTCATTGACTGCTTCCCGTTTAAGTGTTTATAAATTAGGTGATGCAGCAAAAGAGTTAAATGAGGGTAATGCTTATTATACTAATATTAATCCTGAAGAATTTTACAATCCCAAAAACCTATTAGGAACTAAAGCCTATACAGCGGTTGACCTATCTGTAAAAGATTCTATCCGCAATCTTAGCTCGTATGTTCCTAGCGTACATGTATCTTTCAAAGATGATGTTGCAAAAGAAATAGGTGCAAAAATAATAAAAAAAGCCTATGAGTCAGGAGCCAACTTCGATAGAAAAGCGTTTAAAGAGGCTTTTGAAGGAATCTACGTAAAAAGTGACTATGGTGACGGTACAATACTCTATATAGATCAGGTCCAAATGAACGTAGTATATAAGTGCTATGCTATAGACTCTATTAGTGGCAAAATATTACCTAAACAGGCAGCGGTAGAAGCAGGAGAAAGTAAAGACTCCACATATTATGGATATCGCTTTTTCAATTCTACCCGTGAAGTTATTCAAGCAAACAGTTTGGATAATGACCCGGATGTTATTGAGGAACGCATTAAAGACCCCGATTTGACTTATATAAAAAGCCCTGCAGGTATTTTCACTCAAGTAACTATTCCTGTTAGTGAAATAGCAGAAAAGCTACAAGGAGATACGTTGAATGCTGTAAAACTGGGAATTCCTATTTATAACGAAACGAATGAGAAGAAGTTTGGAATGACCAAACCGAGAAGTGTTTTATTGATACGTAAAAAGTATAAAGACACTTTCTTTGAAAAGAATCAACTTAGTGATGGTACAATTTCATCGTTATTTGACTATTCAAATAATACACTTAGCTTTACTCAGTATACATTCAACAATATCACTCAAATGATAAATAATTGTTTGGCAGATAGGGAAGCTGCGAAGAATTTATTACCAATGACATTTAAAGTTACTGATCCGGTAACTAATGTTGAAAAAAACAAAACAGCAACAACTATCGAAGAATGGGAAGAATATAGTGAGTGGAATAAGTTCGTACTTATCCCGGTACTTGTTACCAAAGATGCTTCATCAAGCAATAGTTATTATGGAACTTCTGCGAATATAATAAGTATACAACATGACTTAAAACCAGGTTTTGTACGCTTAAAAGGAGGTACTAAAAAAGGTTCTGATGGTAAGCCAGATCCAAATAATGTATTAAAACTTGAGGTTGTTTCCACAAACTTTGGAACAAAATCGAAATAA
- a CDS encoding glycogen/starch synthase, with the protein MTKANKVLFITQEITPYVSESEMANIGRNLPQAIQEKGREIRTFMPKWGNINERRNQLHEVIRLSGMNLIIDDTDHPLIIKVASIQSARMQVYFIDNDDYFQNRMQTADENGVEYDDNDSRAIFYARGVLETVKKLRWCPDVIHCHGWMTALAPLYIKKAYKDEPSFRDAKVVFSVYEDDFKNTLSDDFAAKLMLKGISKKDLGDLNEPMDYAALCKLAVDYSDGVIQNSEKVDESIIEYARQSGKLVLDYQDPENYADTCNEFYDQVWDATSNNNEEEE; encoded by the coding sequence ATGACAAAGGCGAATAAAGTTTTATTTATTACTCAAGAGATTACACCTTACGTTTCAGAATCCGAAATGGCCAATATAGGTAGAAACCTTCCACAGGCGATACAAGAAAAAGGCCGTGAAATCAGAACATTTATGCCCAAATGGGGAAATATCAACGAGCGCAGAAACCAGCTGCACGAAGTGATTCGTCTCTCCGGTATGAACCTGATTATCGACGATACTGACCACCCGCTGATTATAAAAGTCGCTTCCATCCAATCCGCACGCATGCAGGTATATTTCATCGACAACGATGACTATTTCCAAAACCGTATGCAGACAGCGGACGAAAATGGCGTGGAATACGACGATAACGACAGCCGCGCTATCTTCTATGCACGTGGCGTACTGGAAACAGTGAAGAAGCTTCGCTGGTGTCCGGATGTTATCCATTGTCATGGTTGGATGACGGCTTTGGCTCCTCTTTATATTAAGAAGGCCTACAAGGATGAACCTTCTTTCCGCGATGCCAAGGTAGTTTTCTCTGTTTATGAAGACGACTTCAAGAATACGCTTAGCGACGACTTTGCCGCAAAGCTGATGCTGAAAGGCATTTCAAAGAAAGACTTAGGCGATTTGAATGAACCGATGGACTACGCTGCTCTTTGCAAACTAGCTGTTGACTATTCCGACGGAGTAATACAGAATAGCGAAAAGGTAGATGAGTCTATCATCGAATACGCCCGTCAATCAGGCAAATTGGTACTTGATTACCAGGACCCGGAAAACTATGCAGACACTTGCAACGAGTTCTACGACCAGGTATGGGATGCCACTTCCAACAACAACGAAGAAGAAGAATAA
- the panC gene encoding pantoate--beta-alanine ligase, which produces MKIVHTIKDLQAELTALRAQGKTVGLVPTMGALHTGHASLVKRSVSENGVTVVSVFVNPTQFNDKNDLEKYPRTLDADCGLLEECGAAFVFAPSVSEMYPEPDTRQFSYAPLDTVMEGAFRPGHFNGVCQIVSKLFDAVQPDKAYFGEKDFQQLAIIREMVRQLGYKLEIVGCPIVREEDGLALSSRNKRLSAQERENALNISRTLFKSRNFAATHTVSETQKMVEDAIEAAPGLRLEYFEIVDGNTLQKIDSWEDTSYVVGCITVFCGEVRLIDNIKYKE; this is translated from the coding sequence ATGAAAATAGTGCACACTATCAAGGACTTACAGGCGGAATTGACTGCCCTGAGAGCCCAAGGTAAAACGGTGGGACTGGTTCCTACAATGGGTGCTTTGCATACGGGACATGCATCTCTGGTAAAGCGCAGCGTAAGTGAGAATGGTGTAACTGTAGTGAGTGTTTTTGTAAATCCCACACAGTTTAACGATAAGAACGACTTAGAGAAATATCCGCGTACGTTGGATGCTGATTGCGGCTTATTGGAAGAATGTGGGGCTGCATTTGTATTTGCTCCTTCCGTAAGTGAAATGTATCCCGAACCGGATACCCGCCAATTCAGCTATGCTCCATTGGATACGGTGATGGAAGGTGCGTTTCGTCCGGGACATTTCAACGGTGTTTGCCAGATTGTCAGCAAGTTGTTTGATGCTGTGCAGCCGGACAAGGCATATTTCGGTGAGAAGGATTTCCAGCAACTGGCAATTATTCGTGAGATGGTGCGCCAACTGGGATATAAGTTGGAAATCGTAGGCTGTCCGATTGTACGCGAAGAGGACGGACTGGCATTGAGTAGCCGGAATAAGCGTTTATCTGCACAAGAACGTGAAAATGCTTTAAATATTTCACGGACATTATTTAAAAGTCGTAACTTTGCAGCCACTCACACAGTGAGCGAAACGCAGAAGATGGTGGAAGATGCGATTGAAGCCGCTCCGGGCTTGCGTTTGGAGTATTTTGAAATCGTAGACGGAAATACATTGCAGAAAATAGATAGCTGGGAAGATACTTCTTATGTCGTAGGATGCATCACGGTATTCTGCGGAGAAGTCCGGCTGATTGATAATATTAAATATAAAGAATAA
- the panD gene encoding aspartate 1-decarboxylase — protein MMIEVLKSKIHCARVTEANLNYMGSITIDEDLLDAANMIPGEKVYIADNNNGERFETYIIKGERGSGKICLNGAAARKVQPDDIVIIMSYALMDFEEAKSFKPAVIFPDPATNKVVK, from the coding sequence ATGATGATTGAAGTGTTGAAGTCGAAAATTCATTGCGCACGCGTCACGGAAGCGAATCTGAACTACATGGGTAGCATCACGATTGATGAAGACCTGCTGGATGCTGCGAACATGATTCCGGGAGAAAAAGTGTATATCGCTGATAATAATAATGGCGAACGCTTTGAAACCTACATTATCAAAGGTGAACGCGGTTCGGGCAAGATTTGCCTGAATGGTGCTGCTGCCCGCAAGGTGCAACCGGATGATATTGTCATTATCATGTCCTACGCATTGATGGATTTTGAAGAAGCCAAGTCGTTTAAACCGGCTGTTATTTTTCCGGATCCCGCGACGAACAAAGTAGTAAAGTAA
- a CDS encoding bifunctional dihydroorotate dehydrogenase B NAD binding subunit/NADPH-dependent glutamate synthase, which produces MNKIISKERFSEKVFKFEIEAPLIAKSRKAGHFVIVRVGEKGERMPLTIAGSDVKKGTITLVIQEVGLSSTRLCELNEGDYITDVVGPLGQATHIEKFGTVICAGGGVGVAPMLPIVQALKAAGNRVITVLAGRNKDLIILEKEMRESSDEVIIMTDDGSYGRKGLVTEGVEEVIKREKVDKCFAIGPAIMMKFVCLLTKKYEIPTDVSLNTIMVDGTGMCGACRITVGGKTRFVCVDGPEFDGHQVDFDEMLKRMGAFKKIEREEMNKLQPECEATKEIDEKSRNAAWRQELRKSMKAKERTAIPRVEMNELDAEYRSHSRKEEVNQGLTAEQAVTEAKRCLDCANPGCMEGCPVGIDIPRFIKNIERGEFLEAAKTLKETSALPAVCGRVCPQEKQCESKCIHLKMKEQPVAIGYLERFAADYERESGQISVPVIADKNGIKIAVIGSGPAGLAFAGDMAKFGYDVTVFEALHEIGGVLKYGIPEFRLPNKIVDVEIDNLAKMGVNFIKDCIVGKTISVEDLKEEGFKGIFVASGAGLPNFMNIPGENSINIMSSNEYLTRVNLMDAASEDSDTPVAFGKNVAVIGGGNTAMDSVRTAKRLGAERAMIIYRRSEEEMPARIEEVKHAKEEGIEFLTLHNPIEYIADEQGCVKQVVLQKMELGEPDASGRRSPVAIPGATETIDIDLAIVSVGVSPNPIVPSSIKGLELGRRGTITVDDNMESSIPMIYAGGDIVRGGATVILAMGDGRKAAAAMNEQLQA; this is translated from the coding sequence ATGAACAAAATCATTAGCAAAGAACGCTTTTCTGAGAAAGTATTCAAATTTGAAATTGAAGCTCCTCTAATTGCTAAATCTCGTAAGGCCGGACACTTCGTCATCGTACGTGTAGGCGAAAAGGGAGAACGTATGCCTTTGACTATCGCTGGTTCCGATGTAAAGAAAGGTACTATTACTTTGGTTATACAGGAAGTCGGGCTTTCTTCTACCCGTCTTTGTGAACTGAATGAGGGTGACTATATTACCGACGTAGTAGGTCCGCTCGGACAAGCTACACACATTGAGAAATTCGGAACAGTAATCTGCGCCGGTGGTGGTGTAGGTGTAGCTCCGATGCTCCCTATCGTACAGGCTTTGAAGGCTGCCGGCAACCGTGTGATTACCGTACTGGCAGGACGCAACAAAGACCTTATCATCCTGGAGAAAGAAATGCGCGAAAGCTCTGACGAAGTTATCATTATGACAGACGACGGGTCATACGGTCGCAAAGGCTTGGTGACGGAAGGCGTGGAAGAAGTTATCAAACGTGAGAAGGTTGATAAATGCTTCGCCATCGGTCCCGCCATTATGATGAAATTCGTTTGTTTGCTGACTAAAAAATATGAGATTCCGACTGACGTTTCGTTAAATACCATCATGGTAGACGGAACGGGTATGTGCGGTGCCTGCCGAATCACCGTAGGCGGAAAGACTAGATTCGTTTGTGTAGACGGCCCTGAATTTGACGGCCACCAGGTGGATTTCGACGAAATGCTGAAACGCATGGGTGCGTTCAAGAAAATCGAGCGCGAAGAAATGAACAAGTTACAGCCCGAATGTGAAGCCACCAAAGAAATCGACGAAAAAAGCCGTAACGCTGCCTGGAGACAGGAATTGCGTAAATCAATGAAAGCGAAGGAACGTACGGCTATTCCCCGTGTCGAGATGAACGAACTTGACGCGGAATACCGTTCACATAGCCGCAAAGAGGAAGTAAACCAGGGCTTGACAGCAGAGCAGGCGGTTACAGAAGCCAAACGCTGCCTTGACTGTGCCAATCCGGGATGCATGGAAGGCTGTCCGGTAGGTATAGACATCCCCCGTTTCATCAAGAACATTGAACGTGGAGAATTCCTCGAAGCCGCCAAGACACTGAAAGAGACAAGTGCGCTCCCGGCTGTTTGCGGTCGTGTTTGTCCGCAGGAAAAACAGTGTGAATCCAAATGTATCCATCTGAAGATGAAAGAGCAACCGGTAGCTATCGGTTATCTCGAACGCTTCGCAGCCGATTACGAACGCGAAAGCGGACAGATTTCCGTTCCTGTTATCGCGGATAAGAATGGCATCAAAATAGCTGTTATCGGTTCGGGACCTGCCGGATTGGCATTTGCCGGTGATATGGCTAAGTTTGGATATGATGTAACTGTATTCGAAGCACTGCACGAAATTGGCGGTGTATTGAAATATGGTATTCCTGAATTCCGTTTGCCCAACAAGATTGTAGATGTGGAGATTGACAACCTCGCCAAGATGGGGGTCAACTTTATCAAAGACTGCATCGTAGGAAAGACTATCAGTGTAGAAGACCTGAAAGAAGAAGGTTTCAAAGGTATATTCGTGGCTTCCGGCGCCGGCCTGCCCAACTTTATGAATATCCCCGGTGAAAACTCTATCAATATCATGTCTTCCAATGAATATCTGACCCGTGTCAATCTGATGGATGCTGCCAGCGAAGACTCTGATACTCCGGTAGCTTTCGGCAAGAACGTAGCTGTGATTGGCGGTGGTAACACTGCTATGGACTCTGTCCGTACGGCTAAACGCCTGGGAGCTGAACGTGCCATGATTATTTATCGCCGTTCGGAAGAAGAAATGCCCGCACGTATCGAAGAAGTAAAACATGCCAAGGAAGAGGGAATAGAATTCCTGACATTGCATAATCCTATCGAATATATCGCCGACGAGCAAGGTTGCGTTAAACAGGTCGTCCTGCAAAAGATGGAATTAGGCGAACCGGATGCTTCCGGACGCCGTAGCCCTGTAGCTATTCCGGGCGCGACGGAAACGATTGATATTGATTTGGCTATCGTAAGCGTCGGAGTATCTCCTAACCCGATTGTTCCAAGCTCCATCAAAGGACTGGAATTGGGACGCAGAGGAACGATTACTGTCGATGACAACATGGAGTCTTCCATTCCTATGATTTATGCAGGTGGCGACATCGTTCGCGGTGGAGCTACTGTCATTCTCGCTATGGGAGACGGCCGCAAGGCTGCTGCTGCCATGAATGAGCAATTACAAGCGTAG
- the gluP gene encoding glucose/galactose MFS transporter: protein MTKNTKSFVLPLTFIGIMFFAIGFALGINSLLVPVLQKSLGISNTASYLIIAATFIPFLVFGYPAGLTIKAIGYKRTMSLSFFIFAVAFYLFILSASQESFPLFLLASFISGAANAYLQAAVNPYITILGPLDSAAKRISIMGICNKLAWPIPAIFIVWLLGKDVSLIGIEDLNKPFIIIICAFVALGIMAFFAPLPEVKAAGEDESDEKTDASFYASRKTSVFQFPHLLLGCLALFLYVGVETVSLGTLVDYAKELGLEGAANYAWIAPIGIVIGYICGIIFIPKYLSQATALKICSILAIIGSLLVVLTPSHISIYFISFMALGCSLMWPALWPLAMADLGKFTKAGSSLLIMAMFGGAVVPTLYGWLKDIATPQQAYWLCLPCFLFILYYGVAGYKIRTK from the coding sequence ATGACAAAAAACACAAAGAGTTTCGTGCTGCCTTTGACATTCATCGGCATTATGTTCTTCGCGATTGGTTTCGCATTAGGTATTAATTCGCTGTTAGTTCCCGTATTACAAAAATCACTGGGAATCTCGAATACCGCTTCCTATCTTATTATTGCCGCAACCTTTATCCCATTTTTGGTATTCGGCTATCCTGCCGGACTTACTATCAAGGCGATTGGCTACAAACGCACCATGTCACTGTCTTTCTTTATTTTCGCCGTGGCATTTTACCTGTTCATCCTGTCGGCATCTCAGGAGAGTTTCCCATTATTCCTGTTGGCATCTTTCATTAGTGGAGCCGCCAATGCGTATCTGCAAGCAGCGGTCAATCCTTATATCACCATCTTAGGGCCATTGGACAGTGCCGCAAAACGTATCAGTATCATGGGTATCTGCAACAAACTGGCGTGGCCTATTCCTGCCATCTTCATCGTATGGCTATTAGGCAAAGATGTCAGCCTGATTGGTATCGAAGATTTGAACAAGCCGTTTATTATCATCATTTGCGCTTTTGTCGCTCTGGGCATCATGGCTTTCTTCGCGCCGCTACCCGAAGTGAAGGCTGCAGGAGAAGATGAAAGTGACGAAAAGACTGACGCCAGCTTCTATGCTTCCAGAAAAACATCCGTATTCCAGTTCCCGCATTTGCTGTTAGGCTGTCTGGCTTTGTTCCTTTATGTAGGTGTTGAAACGGTTTCATTAGGAACATTGGTCGATTACGCTAAAGAACTCGGTCTCGAAGGTGCCGCCAATTATGCCTGGATTGCTCCTATCGGTATTGTTATCGGTTACATCTGCGGTATTATCTTTATCCCGAAATATCTTAGCCAGGCAACAGCCTTGAAGATTTGCTCCATTCTGGCTATTATCGGTTCACTGCTGGTAGTACTCACTCCGAGCCATATTTCTATCTATTTCATTTCGTTTATGGCTTTGGGATGCTCATTGATGTGGCCGGCTTTGTGGCCGCTAGCCATGGCAGACCTTGGCAAATTCACCAAAGCAGGTTCATCGCTGCTTATTATGGCCATGTTCGGTGGCGCTGTTGTCCCTACCCTTTACGGTTGGCTGAAAGACATAGCCACTCCGCAACAGGCTTACTGGCTGTGTCTCCCCTGCTTCCTGTTTATCCTATATTACGGAGTAGCCGGATACAAGATCAGAACGAAATAA